Proteins from one Kineococcus mangrovi genomic window:
- a CDS encoding glycosyltransferase family 4 protein — protein MSGVLVLARSLPLHHAGGMESVTWDLCRALAARGTDVTVVTTRVPGHPAEFDRDGVRVRALPGTVPGRYSRSWWAASRAAVAPDLTRGAGGVLSVSAGGFGVLDLAQAAGARCVLQAHGTSLDEIASKLGGRRLKPLVSLPRSVSGLVKDVATYRRFDDVVAVGPGVARSLTRFPLGRAAGMPPVHLVENGVDTGVFRPDPVARSRVRAELPADGTVLVVVGRLHPQKRVDRSVRLLREFPDATLVLAGDGPDRAALGDLARGLGVQDRVRFLGAIDRARVPAVLAAADVSLLTSQWREGLPMAVLESLACGTPAVTSRTTAPVEGTDVARVDTGDPAALAAAVRTVLARGRSGGSLLPERYALTRVATRYAGLLGTR, from the coding sequence GTGAGCGGGGTCCTCGTCCTGGCGCGGTCGCTGCCGCTGCACCACGCGGGCGGGATGGAGTCGGTGACGTGGGACCTGTGCCGCGCCCTCGCCGCGCGGGGGACGGACGTCACCGTCGTGACCACGCGGGTCCCCGGGCACCCGGCCGAGTTCGACCGGGACGGGGTCCGCGTCCGCGCGCTGCCCGGGACCGTCCCGGGCCGCTACTCGCGCTCGTGGTGGGCCGCGTCCCGCGCCGCGGTGGCGCCCGACCTGACCCGGGGCGCCGGCGGTGTGCTGTCGGTGAGCGCCGGAGGTTTCGGCGTCCTCGACCTCGCGCAGGCCGCCGGGGCGCGGTGCGTGCTGCAGGCGCACGGGACGTCGCTCGACGAGATCGCCTCGAAACTCGGTGGTCGCCGCCTGAAACCCCTGGTGTCGCTGCCGCGCAGCGTCTCCGGGTTGGTCAAGGACGTGGCGACGTACCGCCGGTTCGACGACGTCGTCGCCGTCGGCCCGGGTGTCGCACGGTCGTTGACGCGGTTCCCGCTGGGCCGTGCCGCCGGGATGCCGCCGGTCCACCTCGTCGAGAACGGCGTCGACACCGGGGTGTTCCGGCCCGACCCCGTCGCCCGTTCCCGCGTCCGGGCGGAACTGCCGGCCGACGGGACCGTGCTCGTCGTCGTGGGGCGGTTGCACCCGCAGAAACGGGTGGACCGCTCGGTCCGCCTGCTGCGGGAGTTCCCGGACGCGACCCTCGTCCTGGCCGGGGACGGTCCCGACCGGGCCGCCCTGGGCGACCTCGCGCGCGGGCTGGGTGTCCAGGACCGGGTCCGGTTCCTCGGGGCGATCGACCGCGCCCGCGTTCCCGCGGTGCTGGCCGCCGCCGACGTCTCGCTGCTGACGTCGCAGTGGCGGGAGGGGTTGCCGATGGCCGTCCTGGAGTCCCTGGCCTGCGGGACCCCCGCGGTGACGTCCCGGACGACCGCCCCCGTCGAGGGGACCGACGTCGCCCGCGTGGACACCGGGGACCCCGCCGCGCTCGCCGCGGCCGTGCGGACCGTCCTGGCCCGCGGCCGGTCGGGGGGTTCCCTGCTGCCGGAGCGGTACGCGCTGACCCGCGTGGCCACCCGGTACGCCGGGCTCCTCGGCACCCGGTGA
- a CDS encoding glycosyltransferase — translation MPRVAVVRHTFGLPSEPFVLTQARAFTRWEPVLVSRDEVPAEVAGALASHSLAAAAGARAAALHTAGLASGPLTAVLRSLRVDAVLAHFGFEAACALPATRRAGVPLATVFHGVDATTSRTDLLRARHVSWATYARRARALAHRGDLFLPVSDHLRRRVLDRGFPAERTVTHHLGIDLEDLPVADPVPGTVVHVGRLVPKKGHATLFRALTGMPGVRLTCVGDGPLRAELTALARDLRLDVEFTGALDHAETLRRTARSSLLCLPSTTGPTGDQEGLGQVLLEAGALGRPVVATRHGGIPSAVLDGTTGLLVPEQDPDALAAAIRRVLERPRLAADLGQAAARHVRENFDVRTRTAHLELLLDELRDGVPEGGPR, via the coding sequence GTGCCCCGCGTAGCCGTCGTCCGGCACACCTTCGGCCTGCCGTCCGAACCCTTCGTCCTCACCCAGGCCCGCGCCTTCACCCGGTGGGAACCGGTGCTGGTCTCCCGCGACGAGGTGCCCGCCGAGGTCGCCGGCGCCCTGGCGTCGCACTCGCTCGCGGCGGCCGCGGGAGCGCGGGCCGCCGCGCTGCACACGGCCGGGCTCGCCAGCGGGCCCCTGACGGCGGTGCTGCGCTCGCTGCGGGTCGACGCCGTCCTGGCCCACTTCGGGTTCGAGGCGGCGTGCGCGCTGCCCGCGACCCGGCGCGCGGGGGTTCCGCTCGCGACGGTGTTCCACGGCGTGGACGCCACCACCTCGCGCACCGACCTCCTGCGCGCCCGGCACGTCTCGTGGGCGACGTACGCGCGGCGCGCACGCGCCCTGGCCCACCGCGGTGACCTGTTCCTGCCCGTCTCCGACCACCTGCGCCGGCGGGTGCTGGACCGGGGTTTCCCCGCCGAGCGCACCGTGACGCACCACCTGGGCATCGACCTGGAGGACCTGCCCGTGGCCGACCCCGTCCCGGGAACCGTCGTCCACGTCGGCCGGCTCGTGCCGAAGAAGGGGCACGCCACGCTGTTCCGGGCGCTGACGGGGATGCCCGGCGTCCGGTTGACGTGCGTCGGGGACGGGCCGCTGCGCGCCGAGCTCACCGCCCTCGCGCGCGACCTCCGGCTCGACGTGGAGTTCACCGGCGCCCTCGACCACGCCGAGACGTTGCGGCGCACCGCCCGCTCGTCGCTGCTGTGCCTGCCCAGCACCACCGGGCCCACCGGGGACCAGGAGGGGCTCGGCCAGGTCCTCCTGGAAGCCGGCGCCCTCGGCCGGCCCGTCGTCGCCACCCGGCACGGCGGCATCCCCTCCGCGGTCCTCGACGGCACCACGGGGCTCCTGGTGCCCGAGCAGGACCCGGACGCCCTGGCCGCCGCGATCCGCCGCGTCCTGGAACGTCCGCGGCTGGCCGCCGACCTCGGCCAGGCCGCCGCGCGCCACGTCCGGGAGAACTTCGACGTCCGCACCCGGACCGCGCACCTGGAACTCCTGCTCGACGAGCTGCGCGACGGGGTGCCCGAGGGGGGCCCGCGGTGA
- a CDS encoding O-antigen ligase family protein, translating into MSTRGCCARERPVIVLVLLGVAGAFTGLLFCVTATDRTRLTVAAFLAVPQVFVGPLGTLNLPLSQCWVILIAVCWLLERKELPVRDPVFRAILVLAITQGAAIGWSPDPVVGVLEVARLLSFAFLALYAARVERVRAGALTGPFTVVLCWAVVNAVLVWVFRLSPAVESVFLHSPLATLVVGPDAMRAFFADGANNVTDPLKAGGFFLDANVSSMFLGVATFCFLALGVGLRGAAHRRRRRLHGAGALLCWSATFATGSKTAAALALVLPLAVRGVQVLGRPNARWFLPQAAAAVGLGAWLVPRLLERYVPGYADASTESLASRAPLWEFAVRMFREHLVLGLGFGGWSRTVEQFAALGIQTLPPHNLLIAAWAASGLPGVAGLLLLALTILVVLTATVVKNVGTHLARTTAFALGAWWWVLVHGMGDNTAVYGEAKSMILLAMLLGLVTSRLAAHRAALAAAPREVPCPA; encoded by the coding sequence GTGAGCACACGAGGGTGCTGCGCCCGTGAGCGCCCGGTGATCGTCCTGGTGCTGCTCGGCGTGGCCGGCGCCTTCACCGGACTGCTGTTCTGCGTCACCGCGACCGACCGCACGCGCCTGACCGTCGCCGCGTTCCTCGCCGTCCCGCAGGTGTTCGTCGGGCCGCTGGGGACGCTGAACCTGCCGCTGAGCCAGTGCTGGGTCATCCTCATCGCCGTCTGCTGGCTGCTCGAACGCAAGGAGCTGCCCGTCCGGGACCCCGTGTTCCGCGCGATCCTCGTCCTCGCGATCACGCAGGGCGCCGCCATCGGCTGGTCCCCGGACCCGGTGGTCGGGGTCCTGGAGGTCGCTCGGCTGCTGTCGTTCGCGTTCCTGGCCCTGTACGCCGCGCGGGTCGAACGGGTCCGCGCCGGCGCCCTCACCGGCCCCTTCACCGTCGTCCTGTGCTGGGCCGTCGTCAACGCGGTCCTCGTGTGGGTGTTCCGCCTCTCGCCCGCCGTGGAGTCGGTGTTCCTGCACTCCCCGCTGGCCACGCTCGTCGTCGGCCCGGACGCCATGCGGGCCTTCTTCGCCGACGGCGCCAACAACGTCACCGACCCGCTGAAGGCCGGCGGGTTCTTCCTCGACGCCAACGTCTCCTCGATGTTCCTCGGCGTCGCCACGTTCTGCTTCCTCGCCCTGGGCGTGGGCCTGCGCGGCGCCGCGCACCGGCGCCGCAGACGCCTCCACGGGGCCGGCGCCCTCCTCTGCTGGTCGGCGACCTTCGCGACCGGGTCCAAGACCGCGGCGGCGCTCGCGCTCGTCCTGCCGCTCGCGGTGCGCGGCGTGCAGGTCCTGGGCCGGCCGAACGCGCGGTGGTTCCTGCCCCAGGCCGCGGCCGCCGTCGGGCTGGGCGCCTGGCTCGTGCCGCGGCTGCTGGAGCGGTACGTGCCCGGGTACGCCGACGCCTCCACCGAGAGCCTCGCGAGCCGGGCTCCCCTGTGGGAGTTCGCGGTGCGGATGTTCCGCGAGCACCTCGTCCTCGGTCTGGGGTTCGGCGGCTGGTCGCGCACCGTCGAGCAGTTCGCGGCCCTCGGCATCCAGACGCTGCCGCCGCACAACCTCCTCATCGCCGCCTGGGCCGCCAGCGGTCTGCCCGGGGTGGCCGGGCTGCTGCTCCTGGCCCTGACGATCCTCGTCGTGCTCACCGCGACCGTCGTGAAGAACGTCGGGACGCACCTCGCGCGGACCACGGCGTTCGCGCTCGGTGCGTGGTGGTGGGTCCTCGTCCACGGCATGGGCGACAACACCGCCGTGTACGGGGAGGCGAAGTCGATGATCCTGCTGGCGATGCTGCTCGGGCTCGTGACGAGCCGGCTCGCCGCGCACCGGGCCGCGCTGGCGGCCGCACCCCGGGAGGTCCCGTGCCCCGCGTAG
- a CDS encoding glycosyltransferase, giving the protein MTTDPGSRTALVHEWIAARAGAEQVFEVLAGTWPDADLHALSAAPGVALDLGGRAVRTTALDRLRDHRALALPLMPAAWARHARDVQGTYDLVLTSHHAFATSNRLVAPGGVHLAYVHTPARYVWSPELDGRGTSPLLTPVRRALAAADHRAARRVTAFAANSTEVARRVERFWGREAVVVHPPVDVARFAAAGPDTLDLPEGFLLALGRFVPYKNHLLAVDVAERAGRPVVVAGTGPLLPVLRERAATASVPVVVLDRPSRDTVRELLRRAAVLVFPTVEDFGIVPVEAMASGTPVLAPRRGGSGETVLDGVSGALVDDLAVDALAEALPRAEACGAADCRTRALAFDVDRFTARVREWVGEHTRVLRP; this is encoded by the coding sequence ATGACCACGGACCCGGGCTCCCGCACCGCGCTGGTGCACGAGTGGATCGCGGCACGCGCGGGCGCCGAGCAGGTCTTCGAGGTGCTCGCCGGGACGTGGCCGGACGCGGACCTGCACGCGCTCAGCGCCGCGCCCGGCGTTGCGCTCGACCTCGGCGGCCGCGCCGTCCGCACCACCGCGCTCGACCGGCTCCGCGACCACCGCGCCCTCGCGCTGCCCCTCATGCCCGCCGCCTGGGCCCGGCACGCCCGCGACGTCCAAGGCACCTACGACCTCGTCCTCACGTCCCACCACGCCTTCGCGACGTCGAACCGGCTCGTCGCCCCCGGCGGCGTCCACCTCGCCTACGTCCACACCCCGGCCCGGTACGTCTGGAGCCCCGAGCTCGACGGGCGCGGCACCTCCCCCCTGCTGACCCCGGTCCGGCGCGCGCTGGCCGCCGCCGACCACCGCGCCGCCCGGCGGGTCACCGCCTTCGCGGCGAACAGCACCGAGGTCGCCCGCCGCGTCGAGCGGTTCTGGGGCCGGGAGGCCGTCGTCGTCCACCCGCCCGTCGACGTCGCCCGCTTCGCCGCCGCCGGGCCCGACACCCTCGACCTGCCCGAGGGGTTCCTCCTGGCCCTGGGCCGGTTCGTCCCCTACAAGAACCACCTGCTCGCCGTCGACGTCGCCGAACGCGCGGGGCGCCCCGTCGTCGTCGCGGGCACCGGGCCGCTGCTGCCGGTGCTGCGCGAGCGGGCCGCGACCGCGTCGGTCCCCGTCGTCGTCCTCGACCGTCCCTCCCGCGACACCGTGCGGGAACTGCTGCGACGGGCCGCCGTCCTGGTGTTCCCGACCGTCGAGGACTTCGGCATCGTCCCCGTGGAGGCCATGGCGTCCGGGACCCCCGTGCTGGCCCCCCGCCGCGGGGGGTCGGGCGAGACGGTCCTCGACGGCGTCTCCGGGGCCCTCGTGGACGACCTCGCCGTCGACGCACTCGCCGAGGCCCTCCCCCGCGCCGAGGCGTGCGGCGCGGCCGACTGCCGGACGCGGGCCCTCGCCTTCGACGTCGACCGCTTCACCGCCAGGGTCCGCGAGTGGGTCGGTGAGCACACGAGGGTGCTGCGCCCGTGA
- a CDS encoding DLW-39 family protein, protein MKKLLVVGLLAGGVFAWRRRASQKAERELWAEATDTVR, encoded by the coding sequence GTGAAGAAGCTGCTGGTGGTGGGTCTGCTCGCCGGGGGGGTCTTCGCGTGGCGCCGTCGGGCGTCGCAGAAGGCCGAGCGCGAGCTGTGGGCCGAGGCGACGGACACGGTGCGCTGA
- a CDS encoding aminoglycoside phosphotransferase family protein, whose translation MTVPDADVVRALLEQQFPDLAHLPVVPLRTTGTDNVVHRLGGELLVRLPRTPAAEQQIDREVRWLPVLSRTLPTALPAVVAVGRPGNGFARRWTVQRWIPGQDAVPTARADWTRVARSLAGVVTALRRVDPTDAPAAGPSTGGRGAPLARSDEHVQRCAALTRQLGDTTGPTAGLDVDAALDLWRRAVEAPAWTGPPVWFHGDLTPGNVLLRDGDLAAVIDLGCASGGDPACDGLPAWTLFTGDAREEFRRLTHLDDATDLRTRGWAVFVGLTAMPHHHATNPRFCRFARRVLDAVLP comes from the coding sequence GTGACCGTCCCCGACGCCGACGTGGTCCGGGCGCTGCTCGAGCAGCAGTTCCCGGACCTGGCCCACCTGCCCGTCGTCCCGCTGCGCACGACGGGCACCGACAACGTGGTGCACCGGCTGGGTGGCGAGCTCCTCGTGCGGCTGCCCCGCACCCCCGCCGCCGAGCAGCAGATCGACCGGGAGGTGCGCTGGCTGCCCGTCCTGAGCCGCACCCTGCCCACCGCGCTACCGGCGGTCGTGGCCGTCGGGCGGCCCGGGAACGGCTTCGCGCGCCGGTGGACGGTCCAGCGGTGGATCCCCGGTCAGGACGCCGTCCCCACGGCTCGGGCCGACTGGACCCGGGTGGCCCGGTCCCTGGCCGGCGTCGTCACCGCGCTGCGCCGCGTGGACCCGACGGACGCTCCCGCCGCCGGCCCGAGCACGGGGGGACGAGGGGCACCGCTGGCCCGGTCGGACGAGCACGTCCAGCGCTGCGCCGCGCTCACCCGGCAGCTCGGGGACACGACGGGACCGACCGCCGGGCTGGACGTCGACGCCGCCCTGGACCTGTGGCGCCGGGCCGTCGAGGCGCCCGCCTGGACCGGCCCGCCCGTGTGGTTCCACGGCGACCTCACCCCCGGCAACGTGCTGCTGCGCGACGGTGACCTCGCGGCGGTCATCGACCTCGGCTGCGCGAGCGGCGGGGACCCCGCCTGCGACGGGCTCCCCGCCTGGACCCTCTTCACCGGCGACGCCCGGGAGGAGTTCCGCCGGCTCACGCACCTCGACGACGCGACCGACCTGCGCACGCGCGGGTGGGCGGTCTTCGTCGGCCTGACCGCGATGCCGCACCACCACGCGACGAACCCGCGGTTCTGCCGCTTCGCGCGCCGCGTCCTCGACGCCGTGCTGCCCTGA
- a CDS encoding PadR family transcriptional regulator yields MTPEGPDRRAQLLRGSLDLCVLAALAQRPGHAYELATRLARAGLREVSYGTVYPLITRLRRSGLVHEQTEVSPVGPARKVFSLTGAGRDALDDWLAQWQRATLDVETVLLATGVWAGRDA; encoded by the coding sequence ATGACACCGGAGGGCCCGGACCGCCGGGCACAACTGCTGCGGGGCTCCCTCGACCTCTGCGTCCTGGCCGCCCTCGCCCAGCGACCGGGGCACGCCTACGAGCTGGCCACCCGCCTCGCGCGGGCGGGGCTGCGGGAGGTCAGCTACGGCACGGTCTACCCGCTGATCACGCGGCTGCGCCGGTCGGGGCTGGTGCACGAGCAGACGGAGGTGAGCCCCGTCGGACCCGCGCGCAAGGTCTTCTCGCTCACCGGCGCGGGCCGGGACGCCCTCGACGACTGGCTCGCGCAGTGGCAGCGGGCGACGCTCGACGTGGAGACCGTCCTGCTCGCCACCGGGGTGTGGGCGGGGAGGGACGCGTGA
- a CDS encoding YrhK family protein translates to MPDDRSVHLELGRDELVLRGRYEVLSIANDVLVALWFVAGSILFFWESTTTIGTWFFLAGSVELLIRPAIRLTRKIHLTRRHGSGLDSGGEY, encoded by the coding sequence GTGCCGGACGACCGCTCCGTCCACCTCGAGCTCGGCCGCGACGAGCTGGTGCTCCGCGGGCGCTACGAGGTCCTCAGCATCGCCAACGACGTCCTCGTCGCCCTCTGGTTCGTGGCCGGCAGCATCCTGTTCTTCTGGGAGAGCACCACCACGATCGGCACCTGGTTCTTCCTGGCCGGCAGCGTCGAGCTGCTCATCCGCCCCGCCATCCGCCTGACGCGGAAGATCCACCTCACCCGCCGTCACGGGTCCGGGCTGGACAGCGGCGGGGAGTACTGA
- a CDS encoding peptidylprolyl isomerase, translating into MYATLHTNHGDIRLELFENHAPKTVANFVGLAEGTKEWQDPATGEKKSTPFYDGLTFHRIIDGFMIQGGCPRGDGRGGPGYQFDDEIHPDLRFDKKYLLAMANAGKIAGHGTNGSQFFVTVTPTPHLNGKHTIFGEVADDASRAVVDAIATVPVGPGDAPREPVVISSVDVERD; encoded by the coding sequence ATGTACGCCACCCTGCACACCAACCACGGCGACATCCGCCTGGAACTGTTCGAGAACCACGCCCCCAAGACGGTGGCGAACTTCGTGGGCCTCGCCGAGGGCACGAAGGAGTGGCAGGACCCGGCCACCGGTGAGAAGAAGAGCACGCCGTTCTACGACGGCCTGACCTTCCACCGCATCATCGACGGCTTCATGATCCAGGGGGGCTGCCCCCGTGGTGACGGTCGCGGCGGTCCCGGGTACCAGTTCGACGACGAGATCCACCCGGACCTGCGCTTCGACAAGAAGTACCTGCTGGCCATGGCCAACGCCGGCAAGATCGCCGGTCACGGCACCAACGGGTCGCAGTTCTTCGTGACCGTCACGCCGACCCCGCACCTCAACGGCAAGCACACGATCTTCGGCGAGGTCGCCGACGACGCCAGCCGCGCCGTCGTGGACGCCATCGCCACCGTGCCGGTCGGTCCGGGCGACGCCCCGCGCGAGCCCGTCGTCATCAGCTCGGTGGACGTCGAGCGCGACTGA
- a CDS encoding rhomboid family intramembrane serine protease: MSDVPVCPRHPDRESWVRCQRCGRPTCPQCQRPAAVGVQCVDCVAEGNKGVRQARTTFGGVLSNRDTLVTKVLIGACLLVFLAQQVMPTIVFYQLALVNGPFPGSFAQGAWWQPVTSAFLHGGVLHLLFNMYALWICGQYLEPLLGRVRFTALYVVSALGGAVGALLLGAAGSATVGASGAIFGLFAALFVVNRHLGRQTGQIAVLIGLNFFIGVFVAGISWQAHLGGLVTGALVATAMARGRRGHPVVQWAGTAVVAVLVLAGLGYGAALY; the protein is encoded by the coding sequence GTGAGCGACGTCCCCGTCTGTCCCCGCCACCCCGACCGCGAGTCGTGGGTCCGCTGCCAGCGCTGCGGGCGCCCCACCTGCCCGCAGTGCCAGCGCCCGGCCGCCGTCGGCGTCCAGTGCGTCGACTGCGTCGCCGAGGGCAACAAGGGCGTCCGTCAGGCCCGCACGACGTTCGGCGGCGTCCTCAGCAACCGGGACACCCTCGTCACGAAGGTCCTCATCGGGGCCTGCCTGCTGGTGTTCCTGGCCCAGCAGGTCATGCCGACGATCGTCTTCTACCAGCTCGCGCTGGTCAACGGGCCGTTCCCCGGGTCGTTCGCCCAGGGGGCGTGGTGGCAGCCGGTGACGTCGGCCTTCTTGCACGGCGGCGTCCTGCACCTGCTCTTCAACATGTACGCCCTGTGGATCTGCGGGCAGTACCTCGAACCGCTGCTGGGCCGGGTGCGCTTCACGGCGCTGTACGTCGTGTCCGCGCTCGGCGGGGCCGTCGGTGCGTTGCTGCTCGGCGCGGCCGGCAGCGCGACGGTCGGTGCGTCCGGCGCCATCTTCGGCCTCTTCGCCGCCCTGTTCGTCGTCAACCGGCACCTGGGCCGCCAGACCGGGCAGATCGCGGTGCTCATCGGGCTCAACTTCTTCATCGGCGTCTTCGTCGCCGGCATTTCCTGGCAGGCCCACCTCGGCGGTCTCGTCACGGGCGCGCTCGTGGCCACGGCGATGGCCCGCGGCCGCCGCGGCCACCCCGTGGTGCAGTGGGCGGGCACGGCGGTGGTCGCCGTCCTCGTGCTGGCGGGTCTGGGGTACGGCGCGGCGCTGTACTGA
- a CDS encoding cell division protein CrgA, giving the protein MTVPVPAHPRLEVDVPRRKKSDETDVTSDATATADAGKRRRGGVSDADREVKRKNQLTPRWWIWTMIGLMVLGLAWIVVFYLSSSLLPVPGWDNWNLVAGFALVLAGFAMTTRWR; this is encoded by the coding sequence GTGACGGTCCCCGTCCCCGCCCACCCCCGACTGGAGGTCGACGTGCCCCGCCGCAAGAAGTCCGACGAGACGGACGTCACGAGCGACGCGACCGCCACGGCGGACGCCGGGAAGCGCCGTCGCGGCGGGGTCTCGGACGCCGACCGCGAGGTCAAGCGGAAGAACCAGCTGACGCCGCGCTGGTGGATCTGGACGATGATCGGCCTCATGGTCCTCGGTCTGGCGTGGATCGTCGTGTTCTACCTGTCGAGCTCGCTGCTGCCCGTGCCGGGCTGGGACAACTGGAACCTCGTCGCGGGCTTCGCGCTCGTGCTCGCGGGGTTCGCGATGACGACGCGGTGGCGCTGA
- a CDS encoding DUF881 domain-containing protein, with protein MSTGRIARRAGVVLVLAAAGLLFATSALTADGTDLRSESADLGSVVAQRSQDNAERAARVATLRAEVDTLSHDGETVPGDLPGGGADPLADPALGTASGALAVQGPGVSVTLDDAPTTQRPASASPDDLVVHQQDVEGVVNALWLGGAEAMMIMDQRIVSTSAVRCVGNVLVLQGRTYSPPYRITALGDASRLRAALDASAEVSIYREYVAAYGLGYQVSTAEDLWLPAFDGTTRLTYARAGAA; from the coding sequence GTGAGCACGGGACGCATCGCCCGCCGGGCCGGGGTGGTCCTCGTCCTCGCCGCCGCCGGGCTCCTCTTCGCGACGAGCGCCCTGACGGCGGACGGGACGGACCTGCGCTCGGAGTCGGCCGACCTCGGGTCCGTCGTCGCGCAGCGCTCCCAGGACAACGCCGAGCGCGCCGCCCGGGTGGCGACGCTGCGCGCGGAGGTCGACACCCTCAGCCACGACGGCGAGACCGTCCCCGGCGACCTCCCCGGCGGGGGGGCCGACCCGCTGGCCGATCCCGCCCTCGGGACGGCCTCGGGGGCGCTCGCCGTCCAGGGGCCCGGGGTGAGCGTGACGCTCGACGACGCCCCCACCACCCAGCGCCCCGCCTCGGCCTCGCCCGACGACCTCGTGGTCCACCAGCAGGACGTCGAGGGCGTCGTCAACGCGTTGTGGCTGGGAGGCGCCGAAGCCATGATGATCATGGACCAGCGGATCGTGTCGACGTCCGCCGTCCGCTGCGTGGGGAACGTCCTCGTGCTGCAGGGGCGCACGTACTCCCCGCCGTACCGGATCACGGCCCTCGGCGACGCGTCCCGGCTGCGGGCCGCGCTCGACGCGTCGGCCGAGGTCTCGATCTACCGCGAGTACGTCGCCGCCTACGGCCTCGGCTACCAGGTCTCGACCGCCGAGGACCTGTGGCTGCCCGCCTTCGACGGCACGACGCGCCTGACCTACGCGCGGGCGGGTGCCGCGTGA
- a CDS encoding class E sortase, with translation MIRRAVSVLGELLVTAGVLTLLFVVWQLHWTDLTSGRAQAATVSSLEQRWERAAPAPAPAAPTPAAPAADPPVDPVAVPPVGQPFAILHVPRFATDYSVPVVEGTGTEELKDGIGHYTRSVMPGQVGNFAIAGHRVTYGKPFHLIAELQDGDAVVVETATQWLTYRVASHEIVSPQQVSVIAPVPDQPGATPTEAWLTMTACHPMHSARQRYVVHALLESVHDRADGPPASLDAPGGSAG, from the coding sequence GTGATCCGCCGGGCCGTCTCCGTGCTCGGCGAGCTGCTGGTCACCGCCGGGGTCCTCACGCTGCTGTTCGTCGTCTGGCAGCTGCACTGGACCGACCTCACCTCCGGCCGGGCGCAGGCGGCGACGGTCAGCTCCCTGGAGCAGCGCTGGGAACGCGCCGCCCCCGCACCGGCCCCGGCGGCGCCCACCCCGGCGGCCCCCGCCGCGGACCCGCCCGTCGACCCCGTCGCCGTGCCGCCCGTGGGGCAGCCGTTCGCGATCTTGCACGTCCCGCGCTTCGCCACCGACTACTCCGTCCCCGTCGTGGAGGGCACCGGCACCGAGGAGCTCAAGGACGGCATCGGGCACTACACCCGGTCCGTCATGCCCGGGCAGGTCGGCAACTTCGCCATCGCCGGGCACCGCGTCACCTACGGCAAGCCGTTCCACCTGATCGCCGAGCTGCAGGACGGCGACGCCGTCGTCGTGGAGACCGCGACGCAGTGGCTGACGTACCGGGTGGCCTCGCACGAGATCGTCAGCCCGCAGCAGGTCTCCGTCATCGCCCCCGTGCCCGACCAGCCCGGTGCGACGCCCACCGAGGCGTGGCTGACGATGACGGCCTGCCACCCGATGCACTCGGCGCGGCAGCGGTACGTCGTGCACGCGCTGCTGGAGTCCGTGCACGACCGCGCCGACGGGCCGCCGGCCTCGCTGGACGCGCCCGGCGGTTCGGCCGGCTGA
- a CDS encoding DUF4190 domain-containing protein gives MSNEYPPPPGYGEHGQYGQTKPRNGLAIGALVLGIVALLLSWIFVGVVLAVVGLILGISARKRVKRGQATNGGTATAAIVVNVVALVASIALSVLWVVAGNWLANNGGEDYAQCLAQANGDQAAIEQCAQDFQQDLTNAN, from the coding sequence ATGTCCAACGAGTACCCCCCGCCCCCCGGCTACGGCGAGCACGGGCAGTACGGGCAGACCAAGCCGCGCAACGGCCTCGCCATCGGTGCCCTCGTCCTGGGCATCGTCGCCCTGCTGCTGTCGTGGATCTTCGTCGGTGTCGTGCTGGCGGTCGTCGGGCTCATCCTCGGCATCTCCGCCCGCAAGCGCGTCAAGCGCGGCCAGGCGACGAACGGCGGGACCGCCACGGCCGCGATCGTGGTCAACGTCGTCGCGCTCGTCGCGAGCATCGCCCTCTCCGTCCTGTGGGTCGTCGCCGGCAACTGGCTCGCGAACAACGGTGGCGAGGACTACGCCCAGTGCCTCGCGCAGGCCAACGGGGACCAGGCCGCCATCGAGCAGTGCGCCCAGGACTTCCAGCAGGACCTCACCAACGCCAACTGA